Proteins from a genomic interval of Nautilia sp. PV-1:
- the nrdD gene encoding anaerobic ribonucleoside-triphosphate reductase, translated as MEVKTLSKEEILEKVKEKRQKCMVYTRVMGYHRPVESFNIGKKAEHKERTYFKEC; from the coding sequence ATGGAAGTAAAAACATTATCAAAAGAAGAAATTTTAGAAAAAGTAAAAGAAAAAAGACAAAAATGCATGGTTTATACAAGAGTAATGGGTTATCACAGACCTGTTGAAAGTTTTAATATCGGTAAAAAAGCAGAGCATAAAGAAAGAACTTATTTCAAAGAATGTTAG
- a CDS encoding DUF493 domain-containing protein, with translation MSEKENKIEYPRMWGFRIIGEDKEKMRQAVKECINNQECNVEDNKSHGKYHSQKFEAYVTSEEERNEFFKRLQEHKDIKFVL, from the coding sequence ATGTCAGAAAAAGAAAACAAAATAGAATATCCAAGAATGTGGGGTTTCAGAATAATAGGCGAAGATAAAGAAAAAATGCGTCAGGCAGTTAAAGAATGCATAAACAATCAGGAATGCAATGTTGAAGACAACAAATCGCATGGAAAATACCACTCTCAAAAATTTGAAGCTTACGTAACGAGCGAAGAGGAAAGAAATGAGTTTTTCAAAAGACTTCAGGAACATAAGGACATTAAATTCGTTCTTTAA
- a CDS encoding CAP domain-containing protein → MKKIIIFLAVFLFANPLFIINEYRSAVGLNSLEDNPSLDFAAKLHAKYMFKNNEFSHYEKKYGYRFAGVTPADRAMSCGYPSRFVIENISKGEKSYKESVKDLFSAIYHRLAFLNFNINEIGYYRLNDIYVYDMGNKYISEACDNLEKFNSGFAGLCRDKNKIIPKEVYIANMQNNPKVVFWPYNGMKNTPPVFYDEIPDPLPDYGVCGYPVSISFNPYYYKNKKIQLITFTLYKGKMPVNDVKIITSETDENHMLKKTDFVLFPLQRLEYGAKYNVEADFVIDGKIKSYKWSFEVEDKYIPVINVIGNKGKYYIKPNITYLIYFKPLNKNDKLSDLKYEFRRGLTINKIGYKDANTLYLNISGKNNKKLKIYTKNRRITLIIKD, encoded by the coding sequence TTGAAAAAGATTATAATCTTTTTAGCCGTTTTTCTTTTTGCCAATCCTCTTTTTATTATAAACGAATACAGAAGCGCTGTGGGTTTGAACTCATTGGAAGATAATCCTTCTTTGGATTTTGCCGCAAAACTGCATGCAAAATATATGTTTAAAAACAATGAATTTTCTCATTACGAAAAAAAATACGGATACAGATTCGCCGGCGTTACTCCGGCTGACAGGGCAATGAGCTGCGGTTATCCTTCCAGGTTTGTTATTGAAAATATTTCAAAAGGAGAAAAAAGCTATAAAGAATCTGTTAAAGATTTGTTCAGTGCAATATATCACAGACTTGCTTTTTTGAATTTTAATATTAACGAAATAGGCTATTACCGTTTAAACGATATTTATGTATATGATATGGGAAATAAATATATTAGTGAAGCCTGTGATAATTTGGAAAAATTTAACAGCGGGTTTGCAGGTCTTTGCAGGGATAAAAATAAAATAATTCCAAAAGAAGTATATATTGCAAATATGCAGAATAATCCCAAAGTTGTGTTCTGGCCGTATAACGGTATGAAAAACACTCCGCCTGTTTTTTATGATGAAATACCCGATCCTCTTCCGGATTATGGAGTCTGCGGTTATCCTGTAAGTATAAGCTTTAATCCGTATTATTATAAAAACAAGAAAATACAGCTTATTACATTTACTCTGTATAAAGGGAAAATGCCTGTTAACGATGTTAAAATAATTACATCTGAAACCGACGAAAATCATATGCTTAAAAAAACCGATTTTGTTTTATTTCCGCTGCAAAGACTGGAATACGGAGCAAAATACAATGTCGAAGCCGATTTTGTAATAGACGGTAAAATCAAAAGTTATAAATGGTCTTTTGAAGTGGAGGATAAATATATCCCTGTAATTAACGTAATAGGCAATAAAGGAAAATATTATATAAAACCGAATATTACATACCTGATTTATTTTAAACCTTTAAATAAAAACGATAAACTTTCCGATTTAAAATATGAATTCAGAAGAGGGCTTACCATTAACAAAATCGGTTATAAAGACGCCAATACCCTTTATCTCAATATTTCCGGCAAAAATAATAAAAAACTTAAAATTTACACCAAAAACAGACGGATTACATTAATTATAAAGGATTAG
- the pyrC gene encoding dihydroorotase, translated as MITLNTPIDMHLHLREGKMLRDVIPYTYNQFAAAVVMPNLVPPVDNRERLEGYREEILQNSENFTPLMNVFMREYTKEELEDLKDDIFAVKLYPAGITTNSEAGVKSIENVYPVLEIMQELGIPLSVHGETNGFVLDREREFAVVYEKLASDFPNLKIIMEHISTYNLADLLDKHDNLYATVTLHHLLLTLDDLIGGSLNPHNFCKPVVKTPKDRDALQEIVRSGHPKVMFGSDSAPHSIENKLKGAAGLFSAPVILPALAEFFDGDNDTFQKFISDNARRNFDLAVPEKEVVLVEEEYIVPQMVGEVKPMYAGKRFSYSVKKS; from the coding sequence ATGATTACTTTGAATACTCCTATTGATATGCATCTGCATCTGCGAGAAGGCAAAATGCTGCGAGATGTAATACCTTATACGTATAATCAGTTTGCGGCGGCCGTTGTTATGCCAAATTTAGTTCCCCCTGTTGATAACAGAGAAAGACTTGAAGGATACAGGGAAGAAATTTTGCAAAACAGTGAAAATTTTACGCCTCTTATGAATGTTTTTATGAGAGAATATACAAAAGAAGAGTTAGAAGATTTAAAAGACGATATTTTTGCTGTGAAACTTTATCCGGCAGGTATAACGACTAACAGCGAAGCAGGTGTAAAATCGATTGAAAACGTATATCCTGTTTTGGAAATTATGCAAGAACTCGGTATTCCTCTTTCGGTTCACGGCGAAACAAACGGTTTTGTGCTTGACAGGGAAAGAGAGTTTGCAGTCGTATATGAAAAACTTGCCAGTGATTTTCCTAATCTTAAAATCATAATGGAACATATTTCCACATATAATCTTGCAGATCTTTTAGATAAACATGATAATCTTTATGCAACGGTGACACTTCATCATCTGCTTTTAACGCTTGACGATTTAATAGGAGGAAGTTTAAATCCTCATAATTTCTGTAAACCGGTGGTTAAAACGCCAAAAGACAGGGATGCCCTGCAGGAAATTGTGCGATCAGGACATCCAAAAGTTATGTTTGGAAGCGACAGTGCGCCTCATTCGATAGAAAACAAACTAAAAGGCGCCGCCGGACTTTTCAGCGCACCTGTTATTCTTCCGGCACTTGCCGAGTTTTTTGACGGTGATAATGATACGTTCCAAAAATTCATAAGCGACAACGCCAGAAGAAACTTTGATTTAGCTGTGCCTGAAAAAGAGGTAGTGCTTGTTGAAGAGGAGTATATTGTTCCTCAGATGGTAGGTGAAGTTAAACCTATGTATGCAGGTAAAAGATTTTCTTATAGCGTAAAAAAATCTTAA
- a CDS encoding class I SAM-dependent methyltransferase: MSLFDLYYKDYEEWFEKYHEIYEEELKTVKTLLPKGRGMEVGVGSGRFAAPLGIKFGIEPSRKMAEIARSKGLKVVETTAEEMDFEDEFDFILMVTTICFVKDPEKTISNCYRALKKGGYLLVAFVDLDSPLGRMYEKNKAKSKFYAPATFFTKNDIINLMKKAGFNDFECKENLYGDSLDSLTFGINGCNGGAFKVVKGKKDLK, translated from the coding sequence ATGAGCCTTTTTGATTTATATTATAAAGACTATGAAGAGTGGTTTGAAAAATATCATGAAATCTATGAAGAAGAGCTTAAAACCGTAAAAACCCTTTTGCCAAAAGGCAGAGGGATGGAAGTGGGAGTCGGAAGCGGGAGGTTTGCGGCGCCTCTTGGTATCAAATTCGGGATAGAACCGAGCCGTAAAATGGCTGAAATCGCAAGAAGCAAAGGTTTGAAAGTTGTTGAAACCACGGCTGAAGAGATGGATTTTGAGGATGAATTTGATTTTATATTGATGGTGACGACAATATGCTTTGTAAAAGATCCTGAAAAAACTATTTCTAATTGTTATAGAGCACTTAAAAAAGGCGGATATCTTTTAGTTGCCTTTGTTGATCTGGATTCGCCTCTTGGCAGAATGTATGAAAAAAACAAAGCAAAATCCAAATTTTACGCACCTGCTACATTTTTTACCAAAAACGATATAATAAACCTTATGAAAAAAGCCGGGTTTAATGATTTTGAATGCAAAGAAAACCTTTACGGCGACAGTCTTGATAGTCTGACATTCGGAATAAACGGCTGCAACGGCGGAGCTTTTAAAGTTGTAAAGGGGAAAAAAGATTTAAAATAA
- a CDS encoding MBL fold metallo-hydrolase, protein MQFSIVFDNYIANEKLESFWGFSCVINDYFLFDTGSNGRALVRNIAKMGFDINEFKYLFISHPHWDHIGGIDSIVDVNRKMSLILPNSLSKLYIRDLKTLSRETIVADSNPKKLFGSFYTTGVMEPVGEQSLVIDEGEFSVVVTGCAHPGIVNIVKRAIEMLNKPVLYALGGFHLMRSPEAEITETIRELKSLGVEYVTPTHCSGDRAIEMFKDAYGENYIPGGVGRVIEF, encoded by the coding sequence ATGCAGTTCAGCATAGTATTTGACAATTACATAGCAAACGAAAAACTGGAAAGTTTTTGGGGGTTTTCGTGTGTAATCAATGACTATTTTCTTTTTGATACGGGAAGCAACGGGCGTGCGCTTGTAAGAAACATAGCAAAAATGGGATTTGATATTAATGAATTTAAATACCTTTTTATATCTCATCCTCACTGGGATCATATAGGCGGAATCGACAGTATTGTGGACGTAAACAGAAAAATGAGCCTGATACTTCCTAATTCACTTTCAAAGCTTTATATAAGGGATTTAAAGACGCTTTCACGTGAAACAATTGTAGCGGACAGTAATCCTAAGAAACTTTTTGGAAGTTTTTACACTACGGGCGTAATGGAGCCTGTGGGAGAGCAGAGTCTTGTGATTGACGAGGGGGAATTTAGCGTGGTTGTGACCGGATGTGCGCATCCGGGAATCGTAAATATTGTAAAAAGGGCAATAGAAATGCTGAATAAGCCCGTATTGTATGCTTTAGGAGGATTCCATCTTATGAGAAGCCCTGAAGCAGAAATAACCGAAACTATAAGAGAGCTTAAAAGCTTGGGTGTAGAATACGTAACTCCTACGCATTGCAGCGGTGACAGGGCTATTGAAATGTTTAAAGACGCTTACGGGGAAAATTACATTCCCGGAGGCGTCGGAAGGGTGATAGAGTTTTGA
- a CDS encoding anaerobic ribonucleoside-triphosphate reductase activating protein has product MLGIYSIQKFSSLDFPGRLCAILWFSGCNMRCPYCYNKDVVFGEKQIEEDEVLEFLKKRVGLLDGVSFTGGEATLYKNIIPFSRKIKEMGFEIKLDTNGLNFDVIKQMVDENLVDYIALDFKAPPEKFETVTKSRHFDRYEKTLDFLISSNVEFEVRTTVHTDLLDENDINEIIKTLHNKGYKGIYYLQNYFESDKETLGNIGPQKRKLDTSKISGLIPVEFRNF; this is encoded by the coding sequence ATGTTAGGTATTTATTCTATTCAAAAGTTTTCTTCTCTTGACTTTCCCGGGCGTCTTTGTGCGATTTTATGGTTTAGCGGCTGTAATATGCGCTGTCCTTACTGTTATAACAAAGACGTCGTATTTGGGGAAAAACAGATAGAAGAAGACGAGGTGCTGGAATTTTTGAAAAAGCGTGTAGGGCTACTTGACGGTGTAAGTTTTACAGGCGGTGAAGCCACGCTTTATAAAAATATTATTCCTTTTAGCAGAAAAATTAAAGAGATGGGTTTTGAAATCAAGCTCGACACCAACGGACTGAATTTTGACGTCATTAAACAGATGGTTGATGAAAATCTTGTCGATTATATCGCGCTTGATTTTAAAGCCCCGCCCGAAAAGTTTGAAACCGTTACAAAAAGCAGACATTTTGACAGATACGAAAAAACACTTGATTTTTTAATATCGAGTAACGTTGAATTTGAAGTCCGCACAACCGTTCATACAGATTTGTTGGATGAAAACGATATAAACGAAATAATCAAAACACTGCATAATAAAGGCTACAAAGGCATATATTACCTTCAAAACTACTTCGAATCCGATAAAGAAACATTAGGAAATATAGGTCCTCAAAAAAGAAAATTAGACACTTCCAAAATATCAGGCTTAATACCCGTAGAATTTAGGAATTTTTAG
- a CDS encoding ribonucleoside triphosphate reductase: protein MKKVIKRDGTPQNYFPYKIEDAIKKAFEATNVSYDPQVFEEVIKQLQKIETPEVEYIQDLIEHSLYKHGYFDVMKNFMLYRHLHKLQRENLLDKEATYINCNTTIDEYISKQDWRINANSNTGYSHAGLINNTAGKVIANYWLDKVYSPAEGKAHRDGDYHIHDLDCLAPYCAGWSLRNLLNEGFNGVRGRVEAKAPGHFRSALGQMANFLGILQSEWAGAQAFSSFDTYLAPYVFKDKLSYREIKEAIESFVYNLNVPARWGQSPFTNITIDFTVPDDLKDQIPTRNNKHLLEGVEDEELLKKLQKRNPKIKKLTDATYKDFEPEMQEIIKAFYEVMTKGDAIGQPFTFPIPTVNITEDFDWDSPAAKALWENTARIGSSYFQNFIGSQYIIDENGNRVRNPNAYEPGAVRSMCCRLQLDLRELLKRGGGLFGSAEMTGSIGVVTINMARLGYLYKGDKQALLERLTELMDLAKSTLEKKRKFVQEMYERGLYPYTKRYLPGFNNHFSTIGVNGMNEMIRNFTNDKENIASEWGVEFAKEILDFMRERLKKYQEETGNLYNLEATPAEGTTYRFAKEDKKRFPNMIQAGFEDAPYYTNSSQLPADYTDDPFEALELQDELQTMYTGGTVLHLYMSEKLSSTEAAKNLVKKAITRFRLPYISITPVFSVCPKHGYIAGEHEYCPYCDAELLEEIEKEKFNK, encoded by the coding sequence ATGAAAAAAGTAATTAAAAGAGACGGTACTCCTCAGAACTATTTCCCTTATAAAATAGAAGATGCCATTAAAAAAGCTTTTGAAGCTACAAATGTTTCGTATGATCCTCAAGTATTTGAAGAAGTTATTAAACAGCTGCAGAAAATCGAAACTCCGGAAGTGGAATATATTCAGGATTTAATAGAGCACTCACTGTATAAACACGGCTATTTTGACGTAATGAAAAATTTTATGCTTTACAGACATCTGCATAAATTGCAAAGAGAAAATCTGCTTGATAAAGAAGCGACTTATATTAACTGTAATACTACAATTGACGAATATATCTCAAAACAGGACTGGAGGATAAACGCCAACTCAAATACGGGATATTCTCATGCGGGACTTATAAACAATACCGCGGGGAAGGTTATAGCCAATTACTGGCTTGACAAAGTATATTCTCCTGCCGAAGGAAAAGCGCACAGAGACGGAGATTATCATATACATGATCTTGACTGTTTGGCACCGTACTGTGCGGGATGGAGTCTTAGAAACCTGCTTAATGAAGGGTTTAACGGAGTAAGAGGAAGGGTTGAGGCAAAAGCTCCGGGACATTTCAGAAGCGCTCTTGGACAGATGGCCAATTTCCTTGGAATCCTTCAGAGCGAGTGGGCCGGCGCACAGGCATTTAGCAGTTTCGATACATATCTGGCTCCTTATGTATTTAAAGACAAACTTTCATACAGGGAAATTAAAGAAGCGATTGAAAGTTTTGTATATAACCTAAACGTACCGGCACGTTGGGGACAGAGCCCGTTTACGAATATTACCATTGACTTTACGGTGCCCGATGATTTGAAAGACCAGATTCCTACACGCAACAACAAACATCTTTTAGAGGGTGTTGAAGATGAAGAGCTATTAAAAAAATTACAAAAAAGAAATCCTAAAATCAAAAAACTCACCGATGCTACGTATAAAGATTTTGAGCCTGAAATGCAGGAAATAATAAAAGCTTTTTATGAAGTTATGACAAAAGGGGATGCAATCGGACAGCCGTTTACGTTTCCTATTCCGACTGTTAATATAACAGAAGATTTTGACTGGGATTCTCCTGCGGCAAAAGCTCTTTGGGAAAATACGGCAAGAATCGGAAGCAGTTATTTTCAAAATTTTATAGGAAGTCAGTATATAATTGATGAAAACGGAAACAGGGTCAGAAATCCTAACGCATACGAACCGGGAGCAGTCAGAAGTATGTGCTGCAGGCTTCAGCTTGATTTAAGAGAACTATTAAAAAGAGGAGGAGGACTTTTCGGTAGTGCTGAAATGACGGGAAGTATAGGTGTTGTGACTATCAATATGGCAAGACTCGGATATCTTTATAAAGGAGATAAGCAGGCTCTTCTCGAAAGACTGACGGAACTTATGGATCTCGCCAAATCAACGCTTGAGAAAAAAAGAAAATTTGTTCAGGAAATGTATGAAAGAGGTCTTTATCCTTATACGAAAAGATATCTCCCCGGCTTTAACAATCATTTTTCAACCATCGGTGTAAACGGTATGAATGAAATGATTAGAAACTTTACTAACGACAAAGAAAACATAGCAAGCGAATGGGGAGTTGAATTTGCTAAAGAAATTCTTGATTTTATGAGAGAAAGACTTAAAAAATATCAGGAAGAAACAGGAAATCTTTATAACCTTGAAGCAACACCTGCAGAAGGAACCACTTACAGATTTGCAAAAGAAGACAAAAAAAGATTCCCTAATATGATCCAGGCTGGCTTTGAAGACGCTCCTTATTATACTAACTCTTCTCAGCTGCCTGCCGATTATACTGATGATCCTTTTGAAGCTCTTGAGCTTCAGGACGAACTTCAGACTATGTATACCGGAGGAACCGTTCTGCATCTGTATATGAGCGAAAAACTTAGCTCCACAGAAGCGGCAAAAAACCTCGTCAAAAAGGCAATTACGAGATTCAGACTGCCGTATATTTCTATTACGCCTGTATTTTCGGTATGTCCGAAACACGGTTATATTGCCGGTGAACACGAATACTGTCCGTATTGCGATGCAGAGCTTTTAGAAGAAATAGAAAAAGAAAAATTTAATAAATAA
- a CDS encoding ribonuclease J: MEEKNQKAVVKTKKNYQQKKTDPKNFVWFKDLNKAFNENEKIQQARLNSHTKIDNNTKGWVRFTPLGGLDEIGGNCAVLETENSAIIIDCGMSFPNEDMHGVDILIPDFSYLREIRHKIKGLIITHGHEDHIGAVPYLFKEMQFPIYGTSLPLAMIENKFKEHKLLQYKSYFRSVKKRHPIQIGDFKIEWIHMTHSIIDSSSLAIQTPVGTLIHTGDFKIDHTPIDGYAPDLHRFAYYGEKGVLALFSDSTNSYKPGITPSESVVGNTFDDLFLKAKGRVIMSTFSSNIHRVYQAIERGIKHGRKVCIIGRSMEQNLNVAMDLGYIKLPRDIFIDPYEIGKYEDHEILIVTTGSQGESMSALYRMAIDEHRHVKIKEGDQIVISAKAIPGNEPTVSQLINFLMKKGAKVAYQDFSEIHVSGHAAQEEQKLMLRLVKPKYFFPVHGEYNHLMKHRETAMSLGMDENNIFVMEDGEQWEITPKRVRKVKSVKVGKIYIDNQINEKIETDIVLDRQKLANEGIIMIVAQVDKQKKKLLSRPRVTTYGIIADKEDKNFAKEMEDILINYIDHAKDYVYEKTRIFENELRNVIRKHVFRKTKKYPTIVPIVYFM, encoded by the coding sequence ATGGAAGAAAAAAATCAAAAAGCCGTTGTTAAAACTAAAAAAAATTATCAACAAAAAAAGACAGATCCGAAAAACTTTGTTTGGTTCAAAGATTTAAACAAAGCATTTAACGAAAACGAAAAAATTCAACAGGCGAGACTTAATTCACATACAAAAATAGACAACAATACAAAAGGGTGGGTTAGATTTACGCCTCTTGGAGGATTAGACGAAATCGGAGGAAACTGTGCTGTTCTTGAAACGGAAAACAGTGCGATTATAATCGACTGCGGAATGAGTTTTCCGAATGAAGATATGCACGGAGTGGATATTTTAATTCCCGATTTCAGTTATTTAAGAGAAATAAGACACAAAATCAAAGGTCTTATCATAACACACGGGCATGAAGACCATATAGGAGCCGTGCCGTATCTGTTTAAAGAAATGCAGTTTCCTATTTACGGAACTTCGCTTCCTCTTGCAATGATTGAAAATAAATTTAAAGAGCATAAATTATTACAGTATAAAAGCTATTTCAGAAGCGTTAAAAAACGCCATCCGATTCAAATAGGAGATTTTAAAATAGAGTGGATTCATATGACGCACTCTATTATAGACAGTTCATCTTTGGCAATACAGACGCCCGTAGGAACACTTATACATACGGGAGATTTCAAAATAGACCATACTCCGATTGACGGATATGCGCCTGATTTACACAGATTTGCATATTACGGGGAAAAGGGTGTATTAGCGCTTTTCAGCGATTCTACGAACTCATATAAGCCGGGAATTACACCGAGTGAAAGCGTAGTAGGAAATACGTTTGATGACCTGTTTTTAAAAGCGAAGGGAAGAGTGATAATGTCAACATTCTCTTCAAACATTCACAGAGTATATCAGGCAATCGAAAGAGGTATTAAACATGGAAGAAAAGTGTGTATTATCGGTAGAAGTATGGAGCAGAACCTGAATGTAGCGATGGATCTCGGTTATATCAAACTGCCTCGCGATATATTTATCGATCCTTATGAAATAGGAAAATATGAAGATCATGAGATTTTAATAGTAACTACGGGAAGCCAGGGTGAAAGTATGAGCGCTTTATACAGAATGGCGATAGACGAACACAGACATGTTAAGATTAAAGAAGGCGATCAGATAGTAATAAGCGCAAAAGCGATCCCGGGTAATGAACCTACAGTATCACAATTAATCAATTTCTTAATGAAAAAAGGCGCAAAGGTTGCGTATCAGGATTTCAGCGAAATCCACGTTTCGGGTCATGCGGCTCAGGAAGAACAAAAACTTATGCTAAGACTTGTAAAACCTAAATACTTTTTCCCTGTGCACGGTGAATACAATCACCTGATGAAACACAGAGAAACAGCCATGAGCCTTGGGATGGATGAAAATAACATATTCGTTATGGAAGATGGAGAGCAGTGGGAAATTACTCCTAAAAGAGTCAGAAAAGTCAAATCCGTAAAAGTGGGTAAAATTTATATCGATAATCAGATAAATGAAAAAATCGAAACGGATATAGTGCTAGACAGACAGAAACTTGCAAATGAGGGTATTATAATGATCGTTGCGCAGGTTGACAAACAGAAGAAAAAACTGCTTTCACGCCCTCGTGTAACGACATACGGTATTATTGCAGACAAAGAAGACAAAAATTTCGCAAAAGAAATGGAAGATATTTTAATCAATTATATAGATCATGCAAAAGATTACGTATACGAAAAAACGAGAATTTTCGAAAACGAGCTTAGAAACGTAATCAGAAAACACGTATTTAGAAAAACGAAAAAATATCCTACTATCGTTCCGATCGTTTACTTTATGTAA
- the rsmA gene encoding 16S rRNA (adenine(1518)-N(6)/adenine(1519)-N(6))-dimethyltransferase RsmA, whose translation MIKAKKKFGQNFLKDKHYLDKIVQAMPNTDNLVVEIGPGLGDLTEKLLEKRRVTAYEIDKDLCEILKEKFPDLELKCGDVLEFWQETLENEKYDLIANLPYYVATNIILKALKDKNAKNILVLIQKEVADKFSAKAGDKNYSSLAILAQSVAKVKKLFDIPPGAFVPAPKVTSSVILFEKFENSFNEEFAKFLKVAFANPRKTLRKNLSVKYKDFDPEKFGLAKSIRPHQVDGSTFFQLFSNVR comes from the coding sequence ATAATCAAGGCAAAGAAAAAATTTGGACAAAATTTTTTAAAAGATAAACATTATTTGGATAAAATCGTCCAAGCGATGCCCAACACCGATAATCTGGTAGTAGAGATTGGGCCTGGCTTAGGCGATTTAACAGAAAAGCTGCTGGAAAAAAGAAGAGTAACAGCTTATGAAATTGATAAAGATTTATGTGAAATTTTAAAAGAAAAATTTCCTGATCTTGAATTAAAATGTGGTGATGTATTGGAGTTTTGGCAAGAAACTCTTGAAAATGAAAAGTATGATTTGATTGCAAATTTACCTTATTACGTTGCGACAAATATAATATTAAAAGCATTAAAAGATAAAAATGCAAAAAACATACTAGTACTTATTCAAAAAGAAGTTGCGGATAAGTTTTCTGCAAAAGCGGGGGATAAAAATTACTCATCTTTAGCGATACTTGCACAAAGTGTAGCTAAAGTAAAAAAACTGTTTGATATACCTCCGGGCGCGTTTGTTCCTGCGCCCAAGGTTACAAGCAGTGTGATTTTATTTGAAAAGTTTGAAAACTCTTTTAATGAGGAGTTTGCAAAATTTTTAAAAGTCGCTTTTGCAAACCCTAGAAAAACTCTCAGAAAAAACTTATCCGTGAAATATAAGGATTTTGATCCTGAAAAATTCGGACTTGCCAAAAGCATACGGCCTCACCAGGTAGACGGCTCTACTTTTTTCCAGCTCTTTTCTAATGTCCGCTAG